The stretch of DNA GTGCGCTGGCGCGGGGGAAGCGTAGCCTTCCCTGGTCTTGCCGAACGGGCCGGTGCGGCGGGCACGCCCACGGCTTCGACGGCACCGACGCCGTAGGGCGTACGGATGTCCCGGACGGGCACGGACGGGCACGGACGGGCACGGACGGGAGGAACGGGACGGCGCAGGAGGCGCCCACGGCGACAGCGGAGAACGCGTCCAGGAAGTCAGGAAGGAAAGACTCGCGCATGGCTTTCGAACCGCCGCGGCGTCTGGTGCGGGCGCTGGGTGAGACCGCACCGGACGGGGACGACTGGCTGGAGAAGCTGCCCGGACTGGCGCGGCAGGCGGTGGCGCTGCGCGAGCTGACCGTCGAACGGGTGCAGATGCCCGGCGGACGCAGCAGCCTCGTGGTGCTGGTGCGGACGGCGGACGGGACACCGGCCGTGCTCAAACTGGCCCCTGCCCGGGCCCGCCCGGAGAGCGAGCGGGCGGCGCTCGCGCACTGGGGCGGGCGGGGCGCCGTGCAACTGCTGGAGGACGGGCCGGCCGGGCCGGCCGAGGGCGTGCTGCTGCTGGAACGGCTGCATCCGGACGTGTCGGTGCGGTCGCTGCCGGAGGCGCGGGCGCTGCTGGAGGCGGCGGGCACGCTGCGGCGGCTGTGGGTCGAACCGCCTGCCGGGCACACCTTCGAGACGGTCGAGGAGCGGACCGGGCGGCAGGCCGGGGCGATGCGGGCGAGCGCGGAGGCCGACGCGGAGGTGGCGCCGCTGGTCGAGGCGGCGCTCACGGCCCGCGCGGAACTGCTGGCCGCGCCGCCCGAGCGGCGGTTGCTGCACGGCACGTTCCGGCAGAGCAAGGTGCTCGCCGGGGACCGGACGCCGTGGCTGGCCGTGGGCCCGGATCCGGTGGTCGGCGAGGCCGCCTTCGACCTGGCGCGGCTGGTCCGCGACCGGGTGGAGGACCTGATCGCCGCGCCGTCCGGCGCCGCCACCACCCGGCGCCGGATCAAGCGGCTGGCGGATTCCCTGGAGGTCGACCGCGACCGCCTGCGCGGCTGGACGCTCTTCCGAGCCGTGGAATCCGGCGTGCGCGCCCGCCGCGTGGGCCGCCCGAAGGACGCCGAACTCCTCCTGGAATTCGCCACCTGGCTCTGACCCACCCGGCCACGACGAAACCCCCCAGGCGGCACCGCCGTGACGACGACCGCTCCCCCGCCTGCCGGACGCCGGCCTGGGTGCGGGGAGACGGTGGCGAGGGATCAGTGCCCGCCCGGAGGACATGACCCGAACGCGGAGGCGGCCGCCTCCGCAGCGCAGGCCGGCCGGGAACCACCAGGCCCCACGCCCCAGGGCCGACAGTGACACAGCCCTCATGACGGTCGCTCCTCCGCACCCGCCGGGCGCCGGCCTGGGAGAGCGGTGACGCGGGGGCAGTGAGCGGTCGGCGGATCTTGACGCGGGTGCGGGGTCCGGCACGTCCTCGTTCGCCTGATGGCTGGACGCGCCTGACCCCGCTTGCTGCCGTGAGCCCGTGTCGCGGGGCAGGACTACGCCGTGAGGCGGGCGATCGCTTCCTCGATCGCGAGCTCCTCGCGCTCGCCGGTGCGGCGGTCCTTCAGCTCGACGACACCCTCGGGCGCGCGGCGGCCGACGACCAGGATCTGCGGGACGCCGATGAGTTCGGAGTCGGTGAACTTCACGCCCGGGGAGACACCGGCCCGGTCGTCGACGAGGACGCGGACGCCTGCCGCGGCGAGCTTCTGGGACACCTCCAGGGCCACCTCGGTCTGCAGGGCCTTGCCGGCGGCGACCACGTGCACGTCGGCCGGGGCGACCTCCTTGGACCAGATCAGGCCCTTGTCGTCGGCGTGCTGCTCGGCGAGGGCGGCCACGGCGCGGGAGACACCGATGCCGTAGGAGCCCATGGTGACGCGGACCGGCTTGCCGTTCTGGCCGAGGACGTCGAGCTTGAGGGCGTCGGCGTACTTGCGGCCGAGCTGGAAGATGTGGCCGATCTCGATGGCCCGGTCCAGCTTGAGGCCGGTGCCGCACTTCGGGCAGGGGTCGCCGTCCTGCACGACCACCACGTCGACGTACTCGTCGACCTCGAAGTCGCGCCCGGCGACCACGTTCTTCGCGTGCGTGTGCTCCTTGTTGGCACCGGTGATCCAGTCCGTGCCGGGCGCCACGCGCGGGTCGGCGATGTACTTCACCTTGTCCAGGCCCTGCGGACCGACGTAACCGCGGACCAGGTCCGGGCGGCCCACGAAGTCCTCGGCGGTGACCAGCTCGACGGCGGCCGGGGCGAAGTGCGCCTCGACCTTGCCCAGGTCCACCTCGCGGTCGCCGGGGACGCCGACGGCGACGATCTCCCCGTCGACCTTGACCAGCAGGTTCTTCAGGGTGGCGGAGGCCGGCACGCCGAGGGAGGCGGCGAGGGTCTCGATGGTCGGGGTGTCCGGGGTGGGGATCTCCTCGGCCGCGGGCACGCCGGAGCCGTCCACCGGCACCAGCTCGTACTCGATCGCCTCGGTGTTGGCGGCGAAGTCGCAGTTCGGGCAGTCGGCGAAGGTGTCCTCGCCGGCGGCGGCCGGGGCGAGGAACTCCTCGGACTTGGAGCCGCCCATCGCGCCCGCGGTCGCGGCGCAGATCCGGTAGTCCAGGCCCAGGCGGTCGAAGATCCGCTGGTAGGCCTGGCGGTGCAGGGCGTAGGACTCGGCGAGGCCCTCGTCGGCGAGGTCGAAGGAGTAGGAGTCCTTCATCAGGAACTCGCGCCCGCGCAGGATGCCCGCGCGGGGCCGGGCCTCGTCCCGGAACTTGGTCTGGATCTGGTAGAGGATGACCGGCAGGTCCTTGTAGGAGGTCGCCTGGTCCTTCACCAGCAGGGTGAAGATCTCCTCGTGGGTCGGCCCGAGGAGGTAGTCGCCGCCCTTGCGGTCCTTCAGACGGAACAGCTCGGCGCCGTACTCGTCCCAGCGGCCGGTCGCCTCGTACGGCTCACGGGGCAGCAGCGCGGGCAGCAGCACCTCCTGGCCGCCGATCGCGTCCATCTCCTCGCGGACGATCCGCTCCACGTTGGCGAGGACCTTCTTGCCCAGCGGCAGCCAGGTCCAGATCCCGGCGGCGGTGCGCCGCACGTAGCCCGCGCGGACCAGCAGCTTGTGGCTCAGGACCTCGGCGTCCGCCGGGTCGTCGCGCAGCGTCTTCGCCAACAACTGGGACATGCGCTGGACCGGTGCGTTGGCCATGGTTCTCGTACTCCTGCCGATGGTGGCCCCCGCTCGGGCGAGGCCGAGAGTGGGGGAAGCTGATGGCTAGGAGGTTAGCCGGGCTTGCCGCGCCGGTGGAAATCGGTTAAAGCCGACCGGGCGCCGTGTTCGGACGGCGGCGCAGCGGCAGCGGGGCGCCCATCACGGCGTACGGTTTCGGCGCGCTGGGGAAGTGCACCTGGCGGGCGAGGTCCTCGTAGCCCAGGGCGTGGTAGAGACCGCGGGCCGGGCTGTCGGTGTCGATGGCGGAGAGGATCGAGCGGGGCTCGCTCGCACTGTCGGTGATGGTGGTGATCAGGGCCCGTCCGATGCCGCGGTTCTGGTGGCTCGGGTGGACGTGCAGTTCGGTGATCACGAAGGAGTCGTCGAGCCAGTCGTCGTGGCCGAGGGCGCGCAGGTAGGGCTCGACGACGGTGGACCACCAGTGGGCGCGGTCGTTGGGCATGCCGTAGACGAATCCCGCGAGCCGGCCGTCGGCCGTGGTGGCACCGAGCGCGCGGGCTCCCCGGCAGGTCATGTGGCGCAGCACGATCTGCCGGCGTACGGCCACCTCGTCGGCGCCGAGACCGAAGGCGACGGCCTGCACGGCGAGCGCCTCGTCGACACGGACCGACAGGTCCAGGGGGCCGATCACGACGTCGTCGCTGCGGCGGTGTCCGTGACCGGGGAAGTGCGCCATGCCGGGAGACTACAGGGCGTGCACGAGGCGCTGAACAGCGCAGTGAGGCGCAGGTCAGAAGAGAACGCTCATGAACGCGCCGACCTCCTGGAAGCCCGCCTTCAGGTAGGTGCGCCTGGCCGCGGTGTTGAAGTCGTTCACGTACAGACTGACCACCGGGGCCACATCGGCCAGCGCGTACCGCAGGACCGCCGCCATGCCGGGGACCGCCAGGCCTCGGCCGCGGTACTCGGGGGCCACCCACACGCCCTGGATCTGGCAGGCCTCGGAGGTCGCGGCACCGATCTCCGCCTTGAACATCACCTTGCCGTGCTCGTCGAGGCGGGCGAAGGAGCGGCCGGAGCCGACGAGTTCGGCGACCCGGGCCTGGTAGAGCAGACCGCCGTCCCCGGCGAGCGGGGAGACGCCGACCTCCTCCGTGAACATCGCCACGCAGGCCGGCATGATCGTCTCCATCTCGTCCTTGCGGATGCGGCGGACGTAGGGATCGGGAGCGATGCCGGACGGCATGCGGTCGGTGACCATGAGCGGCTGGTGGGCGCGGATCTCGCGGGCCGGACCCCAGCCGGGTTCCAGGAGCCGCCACAGCTGGGCGGTGGGTTCGGCCGGTCCCACGATGGAGGAGCAGCGACGGCCGGCCCGGCGCGCACGGTCCGCGAAGGCCCGGACGGCCCTGGGGGTGGCGCAGATCGGGACGAGGTTGGCCCCCGCGTAGCACAGGGACGTGAGTATGCCGTCCTCGTACCAGCCCCACATCTCTCCGCCGAGCCGCCACGGGTCCAGTCCGGCGACCTGAACGCGGGACGTCACGAAGGCATTCACGACCGGCTCGCGGCCGAGGACCGCGAGCGCGGCGTCGAGGTCGCTCGGTCCGAGGACCGCGGTGGTCGTCTGGGTCAACACGTCGGCGGGGCCTCACCATGAGGATCTACTGGTTCCCGCACTGTACCTGGCAGCGACGGGGGACGCCGCCCGGCGGTGAATGCCGCCCGGCACCGCCGCTGCCAGTGGGAATGGCCGGCTCCCTGCCCCTCGGAGCGGCCGTCTCCTACGCCGACCGGTCCTCCTTGACGCGGGTCACCAACTGGGTGGGATTGACGAAGCGCAGGGCGATCACCAGCAGCACGAGCATCGACAGCGTGTACATCACGGCCATCGCGTCGATGGACTGCTGGGTGCGGATACCGGCCGAGAAGACGGCGTAGTAGAGGGCCACGACGAGGGTCTGGCTGTCCGGTCCCGCGGTGAGGAAGGTGAGTTCGAACATGCCGACCGTGCGGACCAGGACCAGT from Streptomyces sp. 6-11-2 encodes:
- a CDS encoding aminoglycoside phosphotransferase family protein produces the protein MAFEPPRRLVRALGETAPDGDDWLEKLPGLARQAVALRELTVERVQMPGGRSSLVVLVRTADGTPAVLKLAPARARPESERAALAHWGGRGAVQLLEDGPAGPAEGVLLLERLHPDVSVRSLPEARALLEAAGTLRRLWVEPPAGHTFETVEERTGRQAGAMRASAEADAEVAPLVEAALTARAELLAAPPERRLLHGTFRQSKVLAGDRTPWLAVGPDPVVGEAAFDLARLVRDRVEDLIAAPSGAATTRRRIKRLADSLEVDRDRLRGWTLFRAVESGVRARRVGRPKDAELLLEFATWL
- a CDS encoding proline--tRNA ligase; this encodes MANAPVQRMSQLLAKTLRDDPADAEVLSHKLLVRAGYVRRTAAGIWTWLPLGKKVLANVERIVREEMDAIGGQEVLLPALLPREPYEATGRWDEYGAELFRLKDRKGGDYLLGPTHEEIFTLLVKDQATSYKDLPVILYQIQTKFRDEARPRAGILRGREFLMKDSYSFDLADEGLAESYALHRQAYQRIFDRLGLDYRICAATAGAMGGSKSEEFLAPAAAGEDTFADCPNCDFAANTEAIEYELVPVDGSGVPAAEEIPTPDTPTIETLAASLGVPASATLKNLLVKVDGEIVAVGVPGDREVDLGKVEAHFAPAAVELVTAEDFVGRPDLVRGYVGPQGLDKVKYIADPRVAPGTDWITGANKEHTHAKNVVAGRDFEVDEYVDVVVVQDGDPCPKCGTGLKLDRAIEIGHIFQLGRKYADALKLDVLGQNGKPVRVTMGSYGIGVSRAVAALAEQHADDKGLIWSKEVAPADVHVVAAGKALQTEVALEVSQKLAAAGVRVLVDDRAGVSPGVKFTDSELIGVPQILVVGRRAPEGVVELKDRRTGEREELAIEEAIARLTA
- a CDS encoding GNAT family N-acetyltransferase, coding for MAHFPGHGHRRSDDVVIGPLDLSVRVDEALAVQAVAFGLGADEVAVRRQIVLRHMTCRGARALGATTADGRLAGFVYGMPNDRAHWWSTVVEPYLRALGHDDWLDDSFVITELHVHPSHQNRGIGRALITTITDSASEPRSILSAIDTDSPARGLYHALGYEDLARQVHFPSAPKPYAVMGAPLPLRRRPNTAPGRL
- a CDS encoding GNAT family N-acetyltransferase, with amino-acid sequence MLTQTTTAVLGPSDLDAALAVLGREPVVNAFVTSRVQVAGLDPWRLGGEMWGWYEDGILTSLCYAGANLVPICATPRAVRAFADRARRAGRRCSSIVGPAEPTAQLWRLLEPGWGPAREIRAHQPLMVTDRMPSGIAPDPYVRRIRKDEMETIMPACVAMFTEEVGVSPLAGDGGLLYQARVAELVGSGRSFARLDEHGKVMFKAEIGAATSEACQIQGVWVAPEYRGRGLAVPGMAAVLRYALADVAPVVSLYVNDFNTAARRTYLKAGFQEVGAFMSVLF